The genome window TAATGCCAGCCCGGATGCGCAATCTGAGTTGTTTCAGGAATCCATACCAAGGTATAATTAAGCCACAATTGATCCATATTCTTTCCGTTGCAGAGATCGAACTCAGCCCGGTCGATGGTCCTTTCGGCCCACCAGCGAAGCAATTTCGTTGTTTGCTCACCAACTTTCAACATCCAGCTGCCCGAATGGAACATGCCAATGTTCAAAATCCGCTTGTCATCCAGCAACTTCGAAGGCGCAAGCGGCTTCCGAATGTTCGGGGTCAGGTGAATTTCCGAGGAGTCATTTAACACTTCCCCGAACGGCTTAACCAACAGGACAGTCGGCGCCAGGAAAATAAGGTTTTTGCATTCGCTATGCAGCCGCAGCAGTGCTAATGCGAACCATGGACGGCAGGCTGCGAGTAATTCAAAATGATAATATTTGGCATTCATACTTTCCCAGGCTGGGATTTCTGCTTGCTCAATGGTCAGTAATTTAACATGCGGAGGAACTTGTACGGGCACATTATCGACCCAGGCTAAGTAAAAAGTATGGTTCGGCTGGTGAAGCAGAACCGAATCCGCCAAAGCAAGCGCATGGGCAAGGTTGATTCTGTTACAAACCGTATAAATAATATTCATGTGCAATTAATCCGCTTCCGGCAATGATTTGAAATAAGGCAAATGATGAATATTTTCCTTCAAAATGCCGGTTAATGCAAAAGGTAACGTTTTGTTTAAATTGATATTGGCTGCGTCCACCGCAAAATGATTCCGAACGATGGGCGTAGGCTTCCTTAAATGTGGCCAGAAACGGTTTGCTTCCAGGTCCCAGAAGACAGAATCGGCGTGCAGGAAATTGTCGCTGTGCCGATACGTGTAAACCTCTTTTTGCTTTGATTTGATCGTACTGATCATGCGTTCAATCCGGCAAAGATAAATCCCATTGTTCGCATATGCTTGACCAAACAGTCGTTTTTCGTCTTCTTTCAATCCGGAAATCCGGGAAACGACTCCTGCCAGCCTTTTGATATTGTCGTCTTCGAGTGGTCCGGCTTTTAAATAATCATAACCTTGTTTGCACCAGTAATAGAGCTCGTCGCGCACAACCCAGCTGTTCAGTTCGTGGATCAGCAAAAAGTCGCACCAGCTGAAACGGTCGTAAAAATCTTCCATTAAGAGCAATCCCGCGAGGGCAGATCTGGACTGGAAGTATTTTTTCGGAAAATAAATAACGTCTATATCTTCATTGTGCTCCTTCACGATGGATAGATCGGCGCCTTCAAAAGTGATAAAAATGACCGGATATTTATCGAGCGTGTTGAGGCAGTGATGCAAAAGCCGCTCTTCTGTGGGATTGATCTGCGGATCCAAAATGGGCACAATAACGGATACAAGCTCTTTCATCAGATTGTTTCCAGCTGATCAATGACATAATTAATAGGCATTTTCAGCAATTTGCGTACCCGCTGATAGCGACGGAC of Dyadobacter chenhuakuii contains these proteins:
- a CDS encoding DUF5672 family protein, whose protein sequence is MKELVSVIVPILDPQINPTEERLLHHCLNTLDKYPVIFITFEGADLSIVKEHNEDIDVIYFPKKYFQSRSALAGLLLMEDFYDRFSWCDFLLIHELNSWVVRDELYYWCKQGYDYLKAGPLEDDNIKRLAGVVSRISGLKEDEKRLFGQAYANNGIYLCRIERMISTIKSKQKEVYTYRHSDNFLHADSVFWDLEANRFWPHLRKPTPIVRNHFAVDAANINLNKTLPFALTGILKENIHHLPYFKSLPEAD